The Daucus carota subsp. sativus chromosome 2, DH1 v3.0, whole genome shotgun sequence genome includes a window with the following:
- the LOC108205688 gene encoding protein SENSITIVE TO UV 2, producing the protein MNGGEGEVDLEEEWPSDITDLLIQVEEEFTAATQNRSRTLPPPPQHSVVASTSYSPPRLLSQKFNDKPIKQYDHFSNAPSISRSDVTVSSPNFNNNNNAIVAVTAKDQEIDCLKRELGRVSKQLTHLEKECLDLKKERDKKEEQLTSVLSRLEAKDAKVQCRDSTNLVVHDAIHAGGTFGANNREYPAALLGCKSNNFSDHSVRCRIDVGTNPVQDTLKSLPACKAVGVQTEEAVDFVDLIYENNLSTKCQLTRKLRCIWNSTSDEFTGRNLVSKLFVACETDFHVLFGFLSFNPSKTTVNFLGNYSDVPMPQATQSSLSAEAAKISSLYSVLTKITNGLVELKAMLEVLTDLCCLDNAVILYRSLHILHVVLNHLSSVKKRSEKRDNVMVEGPVSVSKSCETYGSNISNNNKLFYWNATGTADAMFRPINPENVFKQEAHECYSTLSSTEIDLVSLFKFMQQITIRRHEEPVRLEAITVMNIILMMSNAYLERERYVEVVDFHNVSQLLRKDSGLRVQKQAVHLVYLLLNCPPIMSMFCSGCKDEMENAGAAIADGRKASTTQQFCEILEGVADCLPCHGDGTLVLQLRRNAIILLAFLVSSGKSGLEILLSHEFSKRTNFLALILKMLVVEMDVEASESNHSSEIFRERTLLIREALIFLNRLVSNAQYSAPVLRVLTNSRDMAFLTIDIANRLSRKGKWLWQSDTVIRNMRESEVASLAQIFKRKVFKFLGYSNASKQNGSVKV; encoded by the exons ATGAACGGCGGCGAAGGGGAGGTGGATTTAGAAGAAGAATGGCCATCCGACATAACGGACCTACTCATTCAAGTGGAAGAAGAATTCACTGCCGCCACTCAAAACCGCAGCCGTACTCTTCCGCCACCGCCGCAACACTCCGTCGTCGCCTCCACCAGCTACTCGCCGCCTCGTCTCTTATCTCAGAAATTCAACGACAAGCCGATCAAACAATACGATCATTTTTCTAACGCGCCGTCAATTAGCCGCAGTGACGTCACTGTCTCATCTCCAAAttttaataacaataacaatgcTATTGTTGCTGTTACTGCTAAAGATCAAGAAATCGATTGCTTAAAG AGAGAGCTTGGGCGAGTCTCAAAACAACTAACtcatctg GAGAAAGAGTGCTTAGATCTTAAAAAGGAAAGAGACAAGAAAGAGGAACAGCTTACATCTGTCCTTTCACGGCTTGAGGCTAAAGATGCTAAGGTTCAATGCAGAGATAGTACGAACCT TGTGGTGCATGATGCTATCCATGCTGGTGGGACATTTGGAGCTAATAATCGGGAGTATCCTGCAGCTCTTTTAGGATGTAAGAGTAATAACTTTTCAGATCACTCAGTAAGATGTCGGATTGATGTAGGCACCAATCCAGTTCAAGACACACTGAAGA GTTTACCAGCTTGTAAAGCTGTAGGAGTTCAGACAGAGGAAGCTGTTGACTTTGTTGATTTGATCTATGAAAATAATCTATCTACCAAATGTCAACTTACAAGAAAGTTGCGATGTATCTGGAACTCAACTTCTGACGAGTTCACAGGAAGAAATTTGGTATCGAAGCTGTTTGTGGCTTGTGAAACAGATTTTCATGTCCTTTTTGGATTCTTGAGCTTTAATCCTTCCAAAACAACAGTGAACTTTCTCGGGAACTATTCTGATGTTCCTATGCCACAGGCCACACAATCTTCCCTCTCAGCTGAAGCAGCAAAAATATCTAGTCTATACTCTGTGCTGACAAAG ATTACTAATGGTTTAGTAGAGTTGAAGGCGATGTTGGAAGTTTTAACTGATCTATGCTGCCTTGATAAT GCTGTTATTCTTTATAGATCTCTTCATATTCTACATGTAGTTTTGAATCACCTGTCAAGTGTGAAGAAAAGATCCGAGAAAAG GGACAATGTGATGGTCGAGGGGCCTGTATCTGTAAGCAAAAGCTGTGAAACGTACGGGTCtaatatttcaaacaacaataAGCTGTTTTACTGGAATGCCACTGGGACTGCAGATGCAATGTTTAGACCCATTAACCCTGAAAATGTATTCAAGCAAGAAGCACATGAATGCTACTCTACATTGTCAAGTACTGAGATAGACTTGGTTTCTCTATTTAAATTTATGCAACAGATTACTATTCGACGCCATGAAGAACCTGTAAGGCTTGAAGCAATTACTGTTATGAATATCATTCTGATGATGTCTAATGCTTATTTGGAAAGGGAGAG ATATGTAGAAGTGGTGGATTTTCATAATGTTTCACAACTTTTGAGAAAGGATTCTGGCCTGCGTGTGCAAAAGCAGGCTGTGCATCTAGTGTATCTGCTACTAAATT GTCCGCCAATAATGTCAATGTTCTGTTCTGGCTGTAAAGACGAGATGGAGAATGCTGGAGCTGCCATCGCTGACGGAAGAAAGGCTTCAACTACTCAACAATTCTGTGAAATTCTGGAGGGCGTGGCAGATTGTCTACCTTGCCATGGAGATGGTACACTG GTCTTGCAACTTCGAAGGAATGCTATTATTTTGCTGGCTTTTCTAGTGTCTTCAGGAAAATCTGGCCTTGAAATTCTATTAAGTCATGAGTTTTCAAAGAGGACCAATTTCCTTGCACTAATACTGAAGATGTTGGTAGTGGAGATGGATGTGGAGGCCTCAGAGTCTAATCATTCATCTGAAATCTTCAGAGAGCG AACCTTGCTGATTCGGGAAGCACTGATTTTTTTGAATAGATTGGTGTCTAATGCTCAATACTCTGCTCCAGTTTTGCGAGTCTTGACCAACAGCAGAGACATGGCCTTCTTGACTATCGATATTGCCAATAGGTTGTCGCGGAAAGGCAAGTGGTTATGGCAGTCGGATACAGTGATTAGGAATATGAGGGAATCAGAGGTTGCGAGCTTAGctcaaatttttaaaagaaaggtCTTCAAGTTTCTAGGATATAGCAATGCATCAAAACAAAATGGCAGTGTGAAAGTCTAG
- the LOC108207982 gene encoding uncharacterized protein LOC108207982, which yields MVGIFSRFSSSRNGHRRTQSSLDQRSDFPPSAEGGDASAVTGAAFAVGHGIEVAVEFKPVEHPAEPLTSDQPIQCPLPEPSILNDGRIWKERVCAGERRADLSVLQEDAQKKPNSAETKQTSPRTPRSRSDRLILPSASAPEHNIIKLLEECNSSTSI from the exons ATGGTGGGTATTTTTTCAAGATTCTCTTCCAGCAGGAATGGCCACCGGAGGACTCAAAGCTCACTT GATCAGAGAAGTGATTTTCCTCCCAGTGCAGAAGGGGGAGATGCCTCTGCTGTGACCGGAGCTGCTTTTGCTGTAGGTCATGGTATTGAAGTCGCGGTTGAGTTTAAACCAGTTGAACACCCTGCAGAGCCTCTTACCAGTGATCAACCAATTCAATGTCCATTGCCCGAGCCCTCGATACTCAAT GATGGACGAATATGGAAGGAGCGAGTATGTGCAGGAGAAAGAAGGGCTGATTTGTCAGTCCTGCAGGAAGACGCCCAAAAAAAACCCAATTCAGCTGAAACCAAACAAACATCCCCTCGAACTCCTAGATCACGGTCTGACCGCCTGATACTTCCATCAGCCAGTGCCCCTGAACACAATATCATAAAACTGCTTGAAGAATGTAACTCATCTACTAGTATTTAA
- the LOC108209150 gene encoding 26S proteasome non-ATPase regulatory subunit 13 homolog A translates to MAALQYLDSLSNSHPELSDWSNTLADLYQRKLWHQLTLKLDQFVALAVFQAGDTLIQLYHNFITDFETKINLLKLAHFAVIVSRQYSEKEAAISYLDGIIEKLRATREMRIEEPVLYIKMQIALFNLEKGDQKECKKLLEDGKSTLDSMTDIDPSVYASYYWISSQYHKSRQEFAEFYRSSLLYLAYTTVDTLSEAFKLDLAFDLSLSALLGENIYNFGELLAHPIIKSLLGTKVEWLYYILESFNSGDLVRYQELCRVHNASLSAQPALVENEKKLLEKINILCLMEIIFSRPSEERTIPLSIIADRTKLTVEDVEYLLMKSLSVHLIEGIIDQVEGTVHVSWVQPRILGIPQIKSLRDRLDSWMGKVNTALLSVEAETPDLVAP, encoded by the exons ATGGCAGCGCTGCAATACCTAGATTCTTTAAGCAATTCACACCCGGAGCTTTCTGATTGGTCCAACACGCTAGCAGATCTGTATCAACGCAAGCTATGGCACCAGCTCACTCTCAAGCTTGATCAATTTGTAGCCCTGGCTGTTTTTCAG GCTGGTGATACTCTAATACAGCTATACCATAATTTCATCACAGACTTTGAGACTAAAATTAACCTTCTCAAGCTTGCACACTTTGCGGTCATTGTCTCTAGGCAATATTCTGAGAAAGAGGCTGCCATTAGTTACCTTGATGGGATTATTGAGAAGCTTCGAGCTACTAGAGAAATGCGCATTGAGGAGCCTGTTCTTTATATCAAAATGCAAATTGCATTGTTCAATCTTGAGAAAGGAGATCAGAAGGAATGCAAAAAGCTACTAGAAGATGGAAAAAGTACACTTGACAGCATGACTGACATTGATCCATCTGTGTATGCCAGCTACTATTGGATTTCGTCTCAATACCACAAATCTCGTCAAGAATTTGCGGAGTTCTACAGAAGTTCTCTCTTATATTTGGCATACACTACAGTAGATACTTTATCGGAAGCGTTCAAGCTG GATTTGGCTTTTGATCTGTCCTTATCTGCATTGCTGGGGGAAAATATTTACAACTTTGGTGAACTGCTTGCGCACCCAATT ATAAAGAGTCTTCTGGGAACCAAGGTGGAATGGCTCTACTAtatccttgaatcttttaactCTGGTGATTTAGTTCGCTATCAAGAATTATGCCGTGTCCACAATGCCTCTTTGAGTGCACAACCAGCATTAGTGGAGAATGAGAAAAAGCTTTTAGAGAAGATAAACATTCTGTGCTTAATGGAAATTATCTTTAG TCGACCATCAGAAGAGAGAACTATTCCGTTGAGCATCATTGCAGACCGCACAAAACTTACTGTAGAGGATGTGGAATACCTTCTAATGAAGAGCCTATCG GTTCATCTAATTGAGGGGATAATTGATCAAGTTGAAGGGACTGTTCATGTCTCATGGGTGCAGCCAAGAATTTTGGGCATTCCTCAGATAAAATCTTTACGTGATCGGCTGGACAGCTGGATGGGAAAAGTAAACACTGCTTTGTTATCAGTGGAGGCTGAAACACCTGATTTAGTTGCCCCATAA
- the LOC108209149 gene encoding extra-large guanine nucleotide-binding protein 3-like — MERNAREDWEDIVRKMLPLGASIPQCDSFPDCSRALEYSGPRVSYELPRVEPADVKSSLIATVDNLLPNSRRSIHGDFPPVAEPIYFPVSNVASSGTSRPNCSPRVSGNSGLDCLSSVSASLGSVQDSSNNARQQSLGRTSAVDRLESQEVDKEHKFYPEYVGITTEKNENRKKGNRRVCYMCGKGKWKTKELCLVCDAKYCSSCVLRSMGSMPEGRKCVTCIGKPVTESNRVLLGRHRRLLSRLLGHLEVKQIMKAEKECLANHCKPEQLTVNGYTLKPEEMAELLRCPLPPRKLNPGRYWYDMDSGMWGKESKRPNSIISSHLSFYGRLNQNASDGNTDVHINGREITKFELRVLKMAKIECPRSTHFWLYDDGRYEEEAHGRRKYIWEKAISRFVFTLFSLHVPRGPPRGQRYVSSNHAILPNLSEQIKVQKLFLIGLQGSGTSTIFKQAKILYGSKFTFEELQDIKFMIQSNMYKYISILLDGRERFEETMCGGVDSDESARCIYSISPRLKHFSDWLLDIIATGDFDAFFPAATHEYASLVDEVWKDPAIQETYKRKDEIHFLPDAAEYFLSRAVEVFSDEYEPSERDLLYSEGVPPLNTLAFVDFSLDFGTPMSKPCTKFTEAKLPPSTRYQLIRVNAKGVIDDCKWVEMFEDVRVVVFCVALTDYFPKKSGTRVLLRNKMLESKELFEKMTRQNCFEDTPFVLILNQYDLFEETVNRVPLSTCEWFSDFSPVQPEPSNQTLAQQAYHYVAMKFKDLYFSLTSRKLFVCQASARDRVTIDKAFKFIVHVVKWDDKKEDNYFDDVEDSLYSKTDMSSLSFTRQE, encoded by the exons ATGGAGAGAAATGCAAGAGAAGATTGGGAGGACATCGTGAGAAAGATGCTTCCTCTTGGGGCTTCAATTCCTCAATGTGATTCTTTCCCTGATTGCTCGAGAGCATTAGAGTATAGTGGTCCTCGGGTGTCTTATGAGCTCCCCAGGGTAGAACCAGCTGATGTGAAGTCGAGTTTAATTGCCACGGTAGACAATTTATTGCCAAATTCTAGAAGATCGATCCACGGAGATTTTCCTCCAGTTGCAGAACCAATTTATTTTCCTGTGTCCAATGTTGCAAGCAGTGGCACTAGTCGGCCCAATTGTAGTCCTAGAGTATCAGGAAATTCTGGATTGGATTGTCTGAGTTCCGTTTCTGCCTCACTGGGTTCTGTACAAGACTCTTCTAATAATGCTCGTCAACAGTCGCTTGGTAGAACCTCTGCAGTTGATAGATTGGAAAGTCAAGAGGTCGATAAGGAGCACAAGTTTTATCCGGAATATGTTGGGATCACAACggagaaaaatgaaaatagaaaGAAAGGCAATAGGAGAGTGTGTTATATGTGTGGAAaagggaagtggaaaacaaaggAGTTGTGCTTGGTTTGTGATGCAAAGTATTGCAGCAGTTGTGTGCTTAGGTCTATGGGTTCAATGCCAGAGGGTCGGAAATGTGTTACTTGCATTGGAAAGCCGGTCACTGAATCAAATAGGGTATTATTGGGTAGGCACAGACGATTACTGTCCAGATTACTCGGTCATTTAGAAGTCAAGCAGATAATGAAAGCAGAGAAAGAATGTTTAGCTAATCATTGTAAACCAGAGCAGCTGACTGTGAACGGATATACGCTGAAGCCAGAAGAGATGGCTGAGCTCCTTAGGTGTCCTTTACCACCTCGAAAATTGAATCCTGGTAGATATTGGTATGACATGGATTCTGGCATGTGGGGGAAG GAAAGTAAAAGACCAAACAGTATTATAAGTTCACATTTAAGTTTTTATGGAAGACTCAACCAAAATGCTAGTGATGGTAATACTGACGTTCACATAAATGGTCGAGAGATTACAAAATTTGAATTGAGAGTGCTAAAG ATGGCCAAAATTGAATGTCCTCGCTCTACACATTTCTGGCTTTATGATGATGGTCGTTATGAGGAGGAGGCTCATGGCAGGAGAAAATATATTTGGGAAAAG GCAATATCTCGTTTTGTCTTCACATTGTTCTCTTTGCATGTGCCCCGTGGTCCGCCTCGCGGACAAAGATATGTGTCTAGCAATCATGCTATTTTACCAAACCTCTCAGAGCAGATAAAAGTTCAAAAGCTTTTTCTGATAGGACTTCAAGGTTCTGGAACTAGCACCATCTTCAAGCAG GCAAAAATTTTGTATGGGAGCAAATTCACGTTTGAGGAATTACAAGACATTAAGTTTATGATCCAGAGCAACATGTACAAGTATATCAGCATTTTACTTGATGGAAGGGAGCGTTTTGAGGAGACCATGT gTGGAGGGGTTGATTCTGATGAGAGCGCTCGATGTATCTATTCAATTAGTCCGAGGTTAAAGCATTTCTCTGATTGGCTCTTAGACATTATAGCCACAGGTGATTTTGATGCATTTTTCCCTGCAGCAACTCATGAGTATGCTTCACTAGTTGACGAAGTGTGGAAAGACCCTGCCATACAGGAAACATATAAGAGGAAAGATGAGATTCACTTCCTTCCTGATGCGGCAGAATACTTCTTAAGCCGG GCTGTCGAAGTATTCAGTGACGAATACGAGCCTTCAGAGAGAGACCTCCTATATTCAGAAGGAGTCCCACCGCTGAATACTCTGGCTTTCGTAGACTTTTCACTGGATTTTGGTACCCCAATGTCTAAACCCTGCACAAAGTTCACGGAAGCTAAACTCCCACCTTCGACTAG GTACCAACTGATTAGAGTAAATGCCAAGGGTGTGATCGATGATTGCAAGTGGGTGGAAATGTTTGAAGATGTTCGTGTAGTTGTCTTCTGTGTTGCTCTGACTGACTATTTCCCCAAGAAAAGTGGAACCAGGGTGCTTCTTCGAAACAAAATGTTAGAAAGCAAAGAGCTATTCGAAAAGATGACCAGGCAAAATTGTTTTGAAGATActccttttgttttgattttaaacCAGTATGATCTTTTCGAGGAGACTGTCAATCGGGTTCCACTAAGTACTTGTGAATGGTTCTCAGACTTCAGCCCAGTGCAACCTGAGCCCAGCAACCAGACTCTAGCTCAGCAGGCTTATCACTATGTTGCAATGAAGTTCAAAGACCTCTACTTTTCTCTGACTTCTCGGAAGCTTTTTGTTTGCCAAGCCAGTGCAAGGGACCGGGTTACAATAGACAAAGCATTCAAGTTCATAGTGCATGTCGTTAAGTGGGATGATAAGAAGGAAGACAACTACTTTGATGACGTTGAGGATTCTCTTTACAGTAAAACAGATATGAGTTCATTGTCATTCACAAGGCAAGAGTGA
- the LOC108206713 gene encoding protein DJ-1 homolog D-like isoform X1, translating into MASSKSVNKSVLLLCGDFMEDWEAMVPFQALQAYGVSVDAVCPGKKTGDICPTVVQQGSVYQTYSESRGHNFVLNATFDDIEADKYDGLLIPGGRAAEYQAMDKSVQELVNSFSKSGKPIAAICHGQLILAAADILRGRKCTAYPTLKPVLISAGAHWIEADTLAKCTADGNLITGATYNAHPEYIRHFIKALGGTITGSNKKILFLCGDYMEDYEVVVPFQALQAIDCNVDAVCPKKGAGDICATAVHDFEGDQTYSEKPGHLFKLTATYEGLDASSYDALVIPGGRAPEYLALDETVLKLVKEFMEARKPVASICHGQQILSAAGVLKGKKCTAYPAVKLNVVLAGATWLEPDPISRCYTDENLVTGAAWPAHPDFISQLMSLLNIHVSF; encoded by the exons ATGGCGAGCTCTAAATCTGTGAACAAGAGTGTTCTTCTGCTATGCGGCGATTTCATGGAAGACTGGGAA GCTATGGTTCCGTTTCAAGCATTACAG GCATATGGAGTATCCGTTGATGCTGTTTGTCCCGGAAAGAAAACTGGTGATATTTGTCCCACTGTTGTTCAGCAGGGTTCTGTTTATCAG ACCTACTCTGAGTCTAGAGGTCACAATTTTGTCTTAAATGCAACTTTCGATGATATTGAAGCCGACAAATACGATGGGCTACTGATACCAGGAGGACGTGCAGCAGAATATCAGGCGATGGATAAATCTGTGCAGGAGTTGGTGAATTCATTTTCTAAATCTGGAAAGCCAATTGCTGCTATTTGCCACGGGCAGCTGATTTTAGCAGCTGCAGATATACTTAGAGGCCGGAAATGCACTGCATACCCCACTTTAAAACCAGTACTCATTTCTGCAGGTGCTCATTGGATTGAAGCAGATACCTTGGCTAAATGCACTGCAGATGGCAATCTTATCACGGGAGCTACGTATAATGCCCATCCAGAGTACATCCGTCATTTCATCAAGGCACTAGGTGGCACTATAACCGGCTCAAATAAAAAGATTCTGTTCCTCTGTGGG GATTACATGGAAGACTATGAAGTGGTAGTTCCTTTTCAGGCCCTTCAAGCTATTGACTGTAATGTCGATGCTGTCTGTCCCAAGAAGGGGGCGGGTGATATATGCGCAACAGCTGTCCATGATTTTGAGGGTGACCAAACTTACAGTGAGAAACCAGGTCATCTTTTTAAGCTAACAGCCACTTATGAAGGTCTAGATGCTTCAAGCTATGATGCTCTTGTTATTCCTGGAGGCAGAGCACCAGAATACTTGGCTCTAGACGAGACTGTCCTCAAACTGGTGAAGGAGTTTATGGAAGCCCGAAAGCCAGTAGCATCCATCTGCCACGGGCAACAAATTTTGTCAGCTGCTGGTGTCCTCAAG GGGAAGAAATGCACTGCATACCCTGCAGTGAAACTGAATGTGGTCTTGGCTGGTGCAACATGGTTAGAACCTGATCCAATAAGTCGCTGCTACACTGATGAGAATTTGGTGACCGGAGCAGCCTGGCCAGCTCACCCTGACTTCATTTCTCAGCTTATGTCACTTCTCAATATCCATGTATCTTTCTAA
- the LOC108206713 gene encoding protein DJ-1 homolog D-like isoform X3 has product MASSKSVNKSVLLLCGDFMEDWETYSESRGHNFVLNATFDDIEADKYDGLLIPGGRAAEYQAMDKSVQELVNSFSKSGKPIAAICHGQLILAAADILRGRKCTAYPTLKPVLISAGAHWIEADTLAKCTADGNLITGATYNAHPEYIRHFIKALGGTITGSNKKILFLCGDYMEDYEVVVPFQALQAIDCNVDAVCPKKGAGDICATAVHDFEGDQTYSEKPGHLFKLTATYEGLDASSYDALVIPGGRAPEYLALDETVLKLVKEFMEARKPVASICHGQQILSAAGVLKGKKCTAYPAVKLNVVLAGATWLEPDPISRCYTDENLVTGAAWPAHPDFISQLMSLLNIHVSF; this is encoded by the exons ATGGCGAGCTCTAAATCTGTGAACAAGAGTGTTCTTCTGCTATGCGGCGATTTCATGGAAGACTGGGAA ACCTACTCTGAGTCTAGAGGTCACAATTTTGTCTTAAATGCAACTTTCGATGATATTGAAGCCGACAAATACGATGGGCTACTGATACCAGGAGGACGTGCAGCAGAATATCAGGCGATGGATAAATCTGTGCAGGAGTTGGTGAATTCATTTTCTAAATCTGGAAAGCCAATTGCTGCTATTTGCCACGGGCAGCTGATTTTAGCAGCTGCAGATATACTTAGAGGCCGGAAATGCACTGCATACCCCACTTTAAAACCAGTACTCATTTCTGCAGGTGCTCATTGGATTGAAGCAGATACCTTGGCTAAATGCACTGCAGATGGCAATCTTATCACGGGAGCTACGTATAATGCCCATCCAGAGTACATCCGTCATTTCATCAAGGCACTAGGTGGCACTATAACCGGCTCAAATAAAAAGATTCTGTTCCTCTGTGGG GATTACATGGAAGACTATGAAGTGGTAGTTCCTTTTCAGGCCCTTCAAGCTATTGACTGTAATGTCGATGCTGTCTGTCCCAAGAAGGGGGCGGGTGATATATGCGCAACAGCTGTCCATGATTTTGAGGGTGACCAAACTTACAGTGAGAAACCAGGTCATCTTTTTAAGCTAACAGCCACTTATGAAGGTCTAGATGCTTCAAGCTATGATGCTCTTGTTATTCCTGGAGGCAGAGCACCAGAATACTTGGCTCTAGACGAGACTGTCCTCAAACTGGTGAAGGAGTTTATGGAAGCCCGAAAGCCAGTAGCATCCATCTGCCACGGGCAACAAATTTTGTCAGCTGCTGGTGTCCTCAAG GGGAAGAAATGCACTGCATACCCTGCAGTGAAACTGAATGTGGTCTTGGCTGGTGCAACATGGTTAGAACCTGATCCAATAAGTCGCTGCTACACTGATGAGAATTTGGTGACCGGAGCAGCCTGGCCAGCTCACCCTGACTTCATTTCTCAGCTTATGTCACTTCTCAATATCCATGTATCTTTCTAA
- the LOC108206713 gene encoding protein DJ-1 homolog D-like isoform X2, whose product MASSKSVNKSVLLLCGDFMEDWEAYGVSVDAVCPGKKTGDICPTVVQQGSVYQTYSESRGHNFVLNATFDDIEADKYDGLLIPGGRAAEYQAMDKSVQELVNSFSKSGKPIAAICHGQLILAAADILRGRKCTAYPTLKPVLISAGAHWIEADTLAKCTADGNLITGATYNAHPEYIRHFIKALGGTITGSNKKILFLCGDYMEDYEVVVPFQALQAIDCNVDAVCPKKGAGDICATAVHDFEGDQTYSEKPGHLFKLTATYEGLDASSYDALVIPGGRAPEYLALDETVLKLVKEFMEARKPVASICHGQQILSAAGVLKGKKCTAYPAVKLNVVLAGATWLEPDPISRCYTDENLVTGAAWPAHPDFISQLMSLLNIHVSF is encoded by the exons ATGGCGAGCTCTAAATCTGTGAACAAGAGTGTTCTTCTGCTATGCGGCGATTTCATGGAAGACTGGGAA GCATATGGAGTATCCGTTGATGCTGTTTGTCCCGGAAAGAAAACTGGTGATATTTGTCCCACTGTTGTTCAGCAGGGTTCTGTTTATCAG ACCTACTCTGAGTCTAGAGGTCACAATTTTGTCTTAAATGCAACTTTCGATGATATTGAAGCCGACAAATACGATGGGCTACTGATACCAGGAGGACGTGCAGCAGAATATCAGGCGATGGATAAATCTGTGCAGGAGTTGGTGAATTCATTTTCTAAATCTGGAAAGCCAATTGCTGCTATTTGCCACGGGCAGCTGATTTTAGCAGCTGCAGATATACTTAGAGGCCGGAAATGCACTGCATACCCCACTTTAAAACCAGTACTCATTTCTGCAGGTGCTCATTGGATTGAAGCAGATACCTTGGCTAAATGCACTGCAGATGGCAATCTTATCACGGGAGCTACGTATAATGCCCATCCAGAGTACATCCGTCATTTCATCAAGGCACTAGGTGGCACTATAACCGGCTCAAATAAAAAGATTCTGTTCCTCTGTGGG GATTACATGGAAGACTATGAAGTGGTAGTTCCTTTTCAGGCCCTTCAAGCTATTGACTGTAATGTCGATGCTGTCTGTCCCAAGAAGGGGGCGGGTGATATATGCGCAACAGCTGTCCATGATTTTGAGGGTGACCAAACTTACAGTGAGAAACCAGGTCATCTTTTTAAGCTAACAGCCACTTATGAAGGTCTAGATGCTTCAAGCTATGATGCTCTTGTTATTCCTGGAGGCAGAGCACCAGAATACTTGGCTCTAGACGAGACTGTCCTCAAACTGGTGAAGGAGTTTATGGAAGCCCGAAAGCCAGTAGCATCCATCTGCCACGGGCAACAAATTTTGTCAGCTGCTGGTGTCCTCAAG GGGAAGAAATGCACTGCATACCCTGCAGTGAAACTGAATGTGGTCTTGGCTGGTGCAACATGGTTAGAACCTGATCCAATAAGTCGCTGCTACACTGATGAGAATTTGGTGACCGGAGCAGCCTGGCCAGCTCACCCTGACTTCATTTCTCAGCTTATGTCACTTCTCAATATCCATGTATCTTTCTAA